The window GTGCAGCCAGGCCAGAAGGTGACGAAGCAACTAGTGGTTCGCGCTTCGAAGCCGTTCCACGTCTTGTCGGTCGAGTGCGACGATCCCGCCTTCACGTTCAAGGCAGGCGACGAAGCCAAGCCGCTGCACCTGATTCCGGTGACCTTCACCGCCAGCGAACAGCCGGGCAAGATCTCGCGCACGATCCGCATCGTGACCGATCTGGGGGAAACGACCACCACCGAACTCATCGCCCACGCGCAAGTCGGCGGCGATGGCAAAATCGAGCCGTCGACCGACTCGGTCAGCGTGCAGAGTCGCTAACTCAGCAGCAAATGCGTATCGGGTAGATCGGTACAGCTAGCAAAAACAGCAGCACAGGCTGGCAGCCGGTGCCGCTGTTTGTTATTCGGCGCGAAGCTTCTCCACAGGGACGAAGCCATCGCCCTTCGCCGCGCCCGTGGGGCAAGTCCCACAGCCGCCACAGGATGATTTGTCGCGCGTCGCAAAGAGCTGCCACGCTCGATGGCCGAGATGCGCCGCGGCCGCCGCAACCACGGCGAGAACGATCCACGTTTGCCAGTCGAGCGTGTCGGTCATCGGCGGGCAACCTCGAGCGGTTCACTACGGTTCATGCCACGAACAGCATGCCGACCTGGTACGTGACGAGGGCGGCCACATACGCCAGCGCCGTCATGTAGACGAACGTAAAGATCGGCCAGCGCCAACTGTTCGTCTCGCGGCGGATCACGACCAAGGTTGCCGCGCACTGCGCACACAGGGCGAAGAAGACCATGATCGAGAGCGCCACCGGAGTATTATAGACCGGCCGGTCGGTGCCATCCCATTTGGCCCCGCGCAAGGCCGATTCGAGCCGCGTGCGGTCTTCGTCCGCCTCGATGTCGACCTCGCCCCCCAGGTTGTAAATGATGCCCAGCGTGGCGACGACGACCTCGCGGGCCGGAAACGACGCGATCGTGGCCGCGCCGATCCGCCAATCCCAGCCGAGCGGACGCACGAGCGGCTCGATCCAGTGCCCGGCCCGGCCCAAGAAGCTCTGACGCTGATACGCGCCAGCGATCTCACCGTCGATGGCCGCCAACTTTTCCTCGAGCGATTCGCGTTCTGTCGCCTCGGTGGGAAGTGCCGACAACTGTGCTTCGATCGCGGCGCGGCGCGCGGTAAACGGTCCCTCGATCTCCTCGGTCGGATGCGGAAAGTAGAGCGCCGCCCAGACCACGATCGACACGGCCACGATCAGCGTCCCCGCCCGCCGCACGAAGGCCCAACCGCGGTCGAACATGCGGTGCAGCACCGTGTACGGGGCGGGCCACTTGTAGGCGGGCAGTTCCAT is drawn from Pirellulales bacterium and contains these coding sequences:
- a CDS encoding FeoB-associated Cys-rich membrane protein is translated as MTDTLDWQTWIVLAVVAAAAAHLGHRAWQLFATRDKSSCGGCGTCPTGAAKGDGFVPVEKLRAE